GGCGGGTGTGGATGCGGTCGTCGGCTACACCCAGCGTTTCCGTCGCCGCTTTCTTGCGGTCAAAGAACGGATCGAAAGCGGTCAAATCGGCGAATTCACGGCCGCCGTTGTGCGCGCCTTCATGAACCGGATGGCGCCGACCGGCGAGACTCGCCTGACCCAGGACCGGCGCTTTCTGTCGCCGATGGTCGTGTCGGGCACCCATAGCCTCGATATGGCGTTCTGGCTGATGGGCGATGCCGGCAATCCGGTCTCGGTCTATGCGAAATCGACCGACAAGATATTGCACGACGAACTCGGCATCAAGGATGCGACATTCGGAGTGTTCCAGATGGCGGACGGGTCGATGTTCTCCATGAACATCTGCTGGGCGCTGCCGAAGGTCTGGCCTGGCGCCGTGTACGGCCTCGAGATCGGCATCGTCGGCACCGAGGGCATCCTCGATATTGAGGATACCCATCGCGATGTCGTCTTCGCCTCCGATCATCATGCACAGGGTCCGGCCTATCAACCCGACGGCCTGACCATCGAGGCGCAACGCAGCGTGGAATTCATGACCAGTTTCCCGCCTGGTGATACCCATGGCGGCGAGTTGTGGGGACCCATGCGCGAGGAAACAAACACCTGGTTCCAGCGCATCTACAACAAGAAGAACACGCCCCATGCCACGGCGGCCGAGGGTCATCGCAATCTGATGCTGACCATGGCGATGGATCTGTCAGCCAAGACCGGCAAGGAAATCAAGCTCCCGATTTCGCCGGAAGATTTGATGGAAGGCCTTGAGGCATAGGCCGGCCCTGCGTGGCGGGAGCTTGTAGATGAGTGAAGACCTGCAAGATTGGGTCGGTCGCACTGAGACGCGACAGGACATGATCGGTGTCGAACGCTGCGTGGCGATGCAGGCCATGCTCGACGATGGCGATACAGCGCTCGCGGGTGGCGATGCGCTACCACCACTCTGGCACTGGCTCTACTTCTGGGACATCGCACCGCGTTCGGGGCTGGGCCGTGACGGTCACCCGGCGCTCTCGGGCGATTTCCTGCCGCCGGTCGGCCCCGCCCGGCGCATGTGGGCCGGCAGCCGGGTCTCGTTTCCGGGAGACTTGCGGCTGGGTGAGCCGGCGACCCGGGTCTCGACTATCGACAGCATCACCGAGAAAACCGGGCGCTCGGGCCGACTGGTCTTCGTGACGGTTTGCCACGAGATTTCGGGCGGCGAGGGCCTCGCCATCGTCGATGAACACGACATCGTCTACCGCGAGGACACCGGCGAGCCTGGCGCGACTGCCCGGCCCGGCGAGCCCGCGCCGGACGACGCGGAATGGACCGAACGGGTCGATCCGAATCCGACGTTGCTGTTTCGCTATTCGGGGCTGACCTTCAACGGCCACCGCATTCACTACGACCGGGACTATGCCCGCGACGTCGAGGGTTATGACGGCCTGGTGGTCCACGGCCCGCTGCTGGCGACACTCATGGTCGGCCTGGCGGATCGTTCATGGCCCGAACGGCGGATCACCGGCTTCGAGTTTCGCGGGCACCGACCGGTGTTCGACATCGAGACCTTCACCGTGTGCGGCCGGTCCGCCGAAGGTGTCGAGGACACGATGGATGTCTGGGTCGCCAACGGCGACGGGCATCTGGCGATGAAGGGTCGAACCACGTTCGGTTAGATTCTCAGGCATTTCAAAGCCTTCTTTCGTCATGCCCGCGCAGGCGGGCATCCATAGACACCTGTGTAAGCCGGGATGGTTTCATGGTTATGGGTTCCCGCCTTCGCGGGAACGACGAGTGAGGGTGTTCGGTGACTAAATCGCGACCAACTCGCGGATCAGATCCATGTTCGACGGGTCGGGTGCGATCTCACCGGCGTGAATCCGCCGCGTCACCTCGACAATCGCATGACTGGCGGGTGCGGCTTGTCCCGCTGCTGCAAGCGTCTCCGCGACCAGGCCATTGATGGCGTCCGTCTCGCTCATCCGGCCTTTCGCATGGTCCTGCAACACGGTCGTCGGGGTATCCGGCAGGGTGAAGGTCTCGAGCTTTTCAATCAGCAGTTCGAGAACGTGGTTCGAGTTCTCGATCTCGGACTGATCGAGACCCACAATGGGCACCGGCTTGTGGCCGCGCACGGCACCGGCGGCGAGCGCCTCGGCACCGGCCTTGAGCATTAGGCCGCGCATACCCGGAATCTCGTAGGATTCGTTCAATCCCATGCCCAGCAACC
This is a stretch of genomic DNA from Alphaproteobacteria bacterium. It encodes these proteins:
- a CDS encoding MaoC family dehydratase N-terminal domain-containing protein, which gives rise to MSEDLQDWVGRTETRQDMIGVERCVAMQAMLDDGDTALAGGDALPPLWHWLYFWDIAPRSGLGRDGHPALSGDFLPPVGPARRMWAGSRVSFPGDLRLGEPATRVSTIDSITEKTGRSGRLVFVTVCHEISGGEGLAIVDEHDIVYREDTGEPGATARPGEPAPDDAEWTERVDPNPTLLFRYSGLTFNGHRIHYDRDYARDVEGYDGLVVHGPLLATLMVGLADRSWPERRITGFEFRGHRPVFDIETFTVCGRSAEGVEDTMDVWVANGDGHLAMKGRTTFG
- a CDS encoding Gfo/Idh/MocA family oxidoreductase, which encodes MADKKQLGLAIVGCGVVGRMRAELARDFPGIGWIGLSDVNEKVMDQLGKDIDADFTTNDFRELIKRPEVDAVIVATSTWAHVEPTLAAVEQGHMLFIEKPLATDARESAQILAAIEAAGVDAVVGYTQRFRRRFLAVKERIESGQIGEFTAAVVRAFMNRMAPTGETRLTQDRRFLSPMVVSGTHSLDMAFWLMGDAGNPVSVYAKSTDKILHDELGIKDATFGVFQMADGSMFSMNICWALPKVWPGAVYGLEIGIVGTEGILDIEDTHRDVVFASDHHAQGPAYQPDGLTIEAQRSVEFMTSFPPGDTHGGELWGPMREETNTWFQRIYNKKNTPHATAAEGHRNLMLTMAMDLSAKTGKEIKLPISPEDLMEGLEA